Proteins co-encoded in one Fusarium fujikuroi IMI 58289 draft genome, chromosome FFUJ_chr06 genomic window:
- a CDS encoding related to 2,4-dihydroxyhept-2-ene-1,7-dioic acid aldolase — protein MVPVVRIPVCSPELVPHALNAGAGGVIMPHVQNAKQAEDLVRLSRFPPTGDRSYPPAALINEHQHKTPEGQTTYDVWNNHAAVICQIEDLEGLENIEEICRVPGVDGLFIGTGDLRLCMGMATGSLDGDEPAFVSALEKIRDAAKANGLPMMGFGISHSTMKSRIDMGWNAFIIHGDITAICQSAIQTLDSYSSVARRIVSNGHKNGESGNGEYRNGTKREWKDD, from the exons ATGGTCCCGGTTGTGCGAATCCCAGTATGTTCACCAGAACTAGTCCCACATGCTTTGAACGCAGGCGCAGGAGGAGTGATCATGCCTCACGTACAAAATGCGAAGCAGGCTGAGGACTTGGTTCGACTGTCAAGATTTCCGCCAACGGGAGATCGAAGCTATCCTCCTGCTGCCTTGATCAACGAACATCAACATAAAACACCAGAAGGTCAAACGACGTATGATGTCTGGAATAACCATGCCGCTGTGATCTGTCAGATTGAGGACCTGGAAGGTTTGGAGAATATTGAGGAAATCTGCAGGGTTCCCGGCG TTGATGGACTATTTATTGGCACAGGTGATTTGCGACTATGTATGGGAATGGCTACAGGGAgtcttgatggcgatgagccTGCTTTCGTGTCGGCCCTTGAGAAGATACGAGACGCGGCCAAGGCCAACGGCCTGCCCATGATGGGATTCGGCATATCTCACTCTACAATGAAGAGCAGGATAGATATGGGATGGAATGCGTTTATTATTCATGGGGACATTACGGCGATATGTCAGTCTGCGATTCAGACGCTGGATTCATACAGTAGCGTCGCTCGTCGCATAGTTTCCAATGGCCATAAGAATGGTGAAAGTGGGAATGGAGAATATCGAAATGGTACGAAGAGGGAGTGGAAGGATGATTAG
- a CDS encoding related to AMP-dependent synthetase and ligase, translated as MTSSKINLPDDILFSRLLKLVREYQDQTIVDDHSHGTQFGYRHVLDGTSRLLQKLQTLHGYTPEHSGDFFIAVLAPNGYEFIIAVLAVLAFGGVVVPMPTGALPTEAAYMLQQCNAQYLLVGPEQIDLGERIQAELEISTLTIEGQVQIDALPPTTAYALTPTMAVSEDYPSILFFTSGTTGPPKGVLHARKTINKYARMAEAGLNDDICLIPSGAFWSVYFTKVFQMLLTGVRIEIQNFGRQYNLIWERFRAKTATKIVLSPTFWYGMMHYFQQNISQLPETEVQEYVEGARHLRDATATGAMPSKRLKEFWRDVRGERALKVLYGSTETQEISVCDGEVEFTENDLGTPQPGVEVKVDGFEGELLVKTPSLFLGYLNRPEDSAERFDSEGFFKTGDLVIRRDKKLIFQGRANMDLFKFYTYKVPRMQVEAFLTALPYILEGYVLPVADPHCDTRVASLVRLREGAGKVNLERIRSDLENELPAYQLPTVLRVLKHHEEVPRTWSGKLAMKKVVQKFFPQDSNDRLYDEATEVLDVSEFMRAKTSKLWDLSGMRQ; from the exons ATGACTAGTTCAAAGATCAACCTCCCTGACGACATCCTCTTTTCCAGGCTCTTGAAGCTGGTGCGCGAATATCAGGACCAGACTATTGTTGACGACCACAGTCACGGTACACAATTTGGTTATCGTCATGTCCTCGACGGCACCTCAAGACTGCTACAGAAGCTACAAACCCTTCATGGATATACCCCAGAACATTCGGGAGACTTTTTCATTGCTGTTCTGGCTCCAAATGGCTATGAGTTCATCATCGCCGTTCTTGCTGTGCTGGCATTTGGGGGAGTGGTTGTTCCTATGC CTACAGGAGCCCTTCCCACTGAGGCAGCTTATATGCTCCAGCAATGCAACGCACAATACCTGCTCGTCGGCCCCGAGCAAATTGACCTCGGTGAAAGAATTCAAGCTGAACTCGAGATATCCACCTTGACCATTGAAGGCCAGGTTCAGATCGATGCACTACCACCGACAACAGCATATGCCCTCACTCCAACCATGGCGGTATCTGAGGACTATCCCAGCATCTTGTTCTTTACTTCAGGCACAACTGGACCCCCAAAGGGCGTACTTCATGCCCGCAAAACTATCAATAAGTATGCGCGAATGGCAGAAGCAGGACTCAATGATGACATTTGTCTCATACCCAGCGGAGCTTTTTGGTCCGTCTACTTTACAAAAGTCTTCCAAATGCTCCTCACAGGCGTTCGTATCGAAATTCAAAATTTCGGTCGACAGTATAACCTGATATGGGAGAGGTTCCGCGCCAAGACGGCCACCAAGATTGTTCTATCTCCAACCTTTTGGTATGGTATGATGCATTACTTTCAGCAGAACATCTCACAATTACCTGAGACCGAGGTTCAAGAGTACGTTGAAGGGGCTAGGCATCTTCGTGACGCTACTGCGACTGGAGCTATGCCTTCTAAGAGGCTGAAGGAGTTTTGGCGGGATGTCCGTGGTGAGAGGGCATTGAAGGTTCTGTATGGATCTACGGAGACTCAAGAGATCTCGGTCTGCGATGGAGAGGTGGAATTCACTGAG AACGACCTCGGAACACCTCAACCTGGCGTCGAGGTCAAAGTAGATGGCTTCGAAGGAGAACTTCTTGTCAAGACGCCGTCTTTGTTTCTTGG TTACCTGAACAGACCGGAAGATTCAGCGGAGCGTTTCGACTCCGAAGGGTTTTTCAAGACGGGAGATCTCGTTATCCGTCGCGATAAGAAGCTCATCTTCCAAGGAAGGGCTAACATGGACC TATTCAAGTTCTACACCTACAAGGTTCCCCGCATGCAAGTCGAAGCATTTCTCACAGCTCTTCCATACATCCTGGAGGGATACGTCCTCCCAGTTGCAGATCCACACTGCGACACCCGTGTTGCCTCCCTTGTCCGACTCCGTGAAGGTGCCGGAAAGGTCAACTTGGAGAGAATCAGAAGCGACTTGGAGAATGAACTCCCGGCCTATCAGCTTCCGACAGTGCTTCGTGTGCTGAAAcatcatgaagaagttcCACGGACTTGGTCTGGCAAACTTGCGATGAAGAAAGTGGTACAAAAGTTCTTTCCGCAGGATAGCAATGATCGTCTTTATGATGAGGCGACTGAAGTCTTGGATGTTAGTGAGTTCATGCGGGCCAAAACCTCCAAGTTATGGGATTTGTCAGGAATGCGGCAGTAG